The window TGCGCCGCGCCGACGAGTCATGACACCCGCCGCCTCATGAGAAGGGACACCCCGGTGCTCACCCGCGCCCTGGGCCGGACGCCCCACTACGTCGTCGCCGGCTCCCTGGCCGTCATCTTCCTCTTTCCTCTGCTGTGGAACGCCTGGGCGTCGGTGAGCGGCCAGCCCGGCACCGCCCAGCAGTCCGGCTACGGCCTCGGCAACTACCGGACACTGCTGGAGTACGACGCCGGCCTGTGGCGATACCTGCTCAACAGCACGGTCGTCTCGGCACTGACCGTCGCCCTGACCCTCGGGGTGTCCCTGCTGGGCGGCTATGCCTTCGCCCGCTTCGACTTCCCCGGCAAGAACCTGCTGTTCCTGCTGACCCTGGCCATCCTCATGGTCCCCTACGCCACCCTCCTCATCCCGCTCTACGTCCTGCTGGGCCGGCTCCATCTGCAGAACTCGCTGATCGGGCTGAGCCTCGTCCTGGCGATGTTCCAACTGCCGTTCGCCACCTTCATGATGCGGATCTCCTTCGAGGCGGTGCCCCGCGAACTGGAGGAGTCGGCCCTCGTCGACGGCTGCGGCACCGCGGGCGCCCTGCGCCGGGTGCTTCTGCCCGCGGTGCGGCCGGGGCTGATCACCGTGGGACTGTTCGCGTTCCTCGCCGCCTGGAACGACTTCATCGCACCCCTGATCCTCATCTCCGACAGCGAGAAGGCACCGCTGCCCCTGGCCGTCGCGAACCTGCGCCAGCAGAGCATGGGCGCCGTCGACTACGGCGCCACCGAGGCGGGCGTGGTGGTCCTGGCCGTGCCCTGTCTGCTGCTCTTCCTGCTGCTGCAACGGCACTACATCAGGGGCTTCATGTCCGGCGCCCTCAAGGGCTGAGCCACCGCAGAGCCCTTTCGACAGACCAGACGGACCAGACGGACCACCGGAAGGACGTGGACGAAGGCATGGACTGGTGACGGAGAACACGGCACGCCCGCTCGTGCTGCCGGTGGCGCCGACCCGGGGCCGGCTGCGCCCGCTCGGCCTGGACGAGGTCCGGATCACCGGCGGCTTCTGGGCCCGGCGCCGCCACATCAACGCGACCGCGACGCTCGGCCACTGCCGCGACTGGATGGAACGCGAGGGCTGGACCGGCAACTTCCGGGCCGCCGCCGAGGGCCGGATCCACACCGACCGGCGCGGCCGGGAGTTCGCCGACTCCGAGATCTACAAGCTCCTGGAGGCCATGGCCTGGGCGGGTCCTTCGTACGACGGGGACGTCGCCGCGCTCACCGATGTCATCGCCCCCGCCCAGCACCCGGACGGCTATCTGAACACCGCCTTCGGCCACCCTGGCCAGCAGCCCCGCTACAGCGACCTCGAATGGGGCCACGAACTCTACTGCCATGGGCACCTCATCCAGGCGGGTGTGGCCCAGGCCCGCGCCCGGGGCGAGGGCGAGCTGACGAAGATCGCCCGGCGGGCCGCCGATCACCTCTGCACAGCCTTCGGACCGGGCGGCAACCAGGGCGTCTGCGGGCACCCGGAGATCGAGACGGCCCTGGTGG of the Streptomyces koelreuteriae genome contains:
- a CDS encoding carbohydrate ABC transporter permease gives rise to the protein MLTRALGRTPHYVVAGSLAVIFLFPLLWNAWASVSGQPGTAQQSGYGLGNYRTLLEYDAGLWRYLLNSTVVSALTVALTLGVSLLGGYAFARFDFPGKNLLFLLTLAILMVPYATLLIPLYVLLGRLHLQNSLIGLSLVLAMFQLPFATFMMRISFEAVPRELEESALVDGCGTAGALRRVLLPAVRPGLITVGLFAFLAAWNDFIAPLILISDSEKAPLPLAVANLRQQSMGAVDYGATEAGVVVLAVPCLLLFLLLQRHYIRGFMSGALKG